Proteins from one Bactrocera neohumeralis isolate Rockhampton chromosome 3, APGP_CSIRO_Bneo_wtdbg2-racon-allhic-juicebox.fasta_v2, whole genome shotgun sequence genomic window:
- the LOC126752910 gene encoding mitochondrial inner membrane protease ATP23 homolog, with product MGLFAKVEAKAEKEPLVDAAKEPMGNAEQTNENGNSNGSQTKEWGYDLYPERKGETYKPKWSKILLGMEGRENIDKVKCERNVYWCVKNSPLVKLMMGALRSSGCPIDLRRHISCEVCDTTVTGGYDPVMNQIVVCQNMARNEGMVQGVLTHEMIHMFDYCNNELDFRNIDHLACTEIRAANLAHCSFLSAMMQGDASIFDIKQAHQNCVKTKALQSVLAVRNVTKLEAIEAVERVFPKCYADLEPIGRRIRRNSPDQHRAYMEGPMYGYDI from the exons ATGGGGCTATTTGCAAAAGTTGAAGCCAAAGCAGAAAAGGAACCTTTGGTGGATGCTGCTAAAGAACCAATGGGTAACGCTGagcaaacaaatgaaaatggCAATTCAAATGGCTCCCAAACAAAAGAATGGGGTTATGATTTGTATCCAGAAAGAAAGGGTGAAACATATAAACCAAAGTGGTCGAAGATACTTTTGGGTATGGAGGGCCGTGAAAATATTGACAAGGTAAAATGTGAACGCAACGTGTACTGGTGTGTAAAAAACAGCCCCTTGGTCAAACTTATGATGGGAGCCCTTCGAAGTTCCGGCTGTCCAATCGATCTTCGACGCCATATATCTTGTGAAGTTTGTGATACCACCGTAACTGGTGGTTATGATCCTGTCATGAATCAAATAGTTGTGTGCCAAAACATGGCTCGCAATGAAGGCATGGTTCAAGGTGTACTTACACATGAAATGATACATATGTTCGATTATTGCAATAATGAGTTGGACTTTCGAAATATCGACCACTTAGCATGCACTGAAATTAGGGCGGCTAATTTGGCGCATTGCTCCTTTCTCAGCGCTATGATGCAAGGTGATGCTTCAATATTTGACATAAAACAGGCGCACCAG AACtgtgtaaaaacaaaggctCTACAATCTGTGTTGGCGGTGCGTAATGTAACAAAACTTGAAGCTATTGAGGCGGTTGAACGTGTATTTCCAAAATGCTACGCAGACCTGGAACCAATCGGTCGGCGTATACGACGGAATTCACCCGATCAACATAGAGCCTACATGGAAGGTCCAATGTATGGCTATGATATTTAG
- the LOC126752907 gene encoding cell division cycle protein 20 homolog, whose translation MSQFNFLNELTSAMTLDGEITRGPAPRWQKKLEASAMANSLNGSINASRSVLSMSYNTSFSGVNPPARTPRKVSGDIKCKKTPTPSKGTKTPSGGDRFIPNRGTSNFELGHYLIKQEQDKSENDDNDNSNNANKKTPSKVERQKLISDSLQVGDTKSTRILCYQNKAPAAPESHQNPLKVVYSINTPLSTKSGSRFIPTTSDRILDAPDIINDYYLNLMDWSADNIVTVALGNAVYLWNAVTGNIDQLVEYEEGDHACALSWIQDGQILAIGNNTGVVELWDCNKSKRLRVMDGHSARVGTLAWNSFLVSSGSRDGSIIHHDVRAREHKVANLNGHTQEVCGLKWSTDFKHLASGGNDNLVNVWAAVSGGTGSGTEPLHVLNEHQAAVRALAWCPWQPNLLASGGGTADRCIKFWNVNNGSLVNSVDTKSQVCALLWSRNYKELISAHGFAHNQLTIWKYPSMIKQAELSGHTSRVLQMAMSPDGSTVISAGADETLRLWNCFAPDPHTAKKASKAASKAKQSVFRQSIR comes from the exons atgtctcaatttaattttttgaacgaACTGACCAGTGCAATGACATTGGACGGGGAAATTACACGGGGACCAGCACCTCGCTGGCAAAAAAAATTGGAAGCTTCTGCAATGGCTAACAGCCTTAACGGCAGTATAAATGCGTCACGTTCCGTACTGTCTATGTCTTACAATACCAGTTTTTCTGGTGTAAATCCACCCGCAAGAACCCCAAGGAAAGTTAGTGGAGATATAAAGTGCAAGAAAACACCTACACCAAGTAAAGGTACAAAGACGCCAAGTGGTGGTGATCGTTTCATTCCAAACCGTGGAACTAGCAACTTCGAACTTGGACATTATTTG ATAAAACAAGAGCAGGACAAATCGGAAAACGATGATAATGACAACAGCAATAATGCTAATAAAAAGACTCCTTCGAAGGTTGAGCGTCAAAAGCTTATATCGGATTCATTGCAAGTTGGTGATACGAAAAGCACTCGAATTTTATGTTATCAAAATAAAGCACCTGCGGCTCCAGAATCTCATCAAAATCCGTTGAAAGTGgtttattcaataaatacaCCTTTATCGACTAAGAGCGGCTCTCGTTTTATACCAACCACATCGGATCGCATTCTAGATGCACCTGACATAATAAatgattattatttaaatttaatggattGGAGTGCTGACAATATTGTGACAGTAGCTTTGGGTAATGCAGTTTATTTATGGAACGCCGTAACGGGAAATATAGATCAATTAGTGGAGTATGAGGAAGGAGATCATGCCTGCGCCCTCTCTTGGATACAAGACGGACAAATATTAGCAATTGGTAATAATACTGGTGTAGTAGAATTGTGGGACTGCAATAAAAGTAAACGTCTTCGTGTCATGGATGGGCACTCGGCTCGAGTAGGCACATTGGCTTGGAATTCATTCCTTGTATCATCGGGCAGTCGGGATGGTTCCATCATACATCACGACGTACGGGCGCGTGAGCATAAAGTAGCTAACCTAAATGGACACACACAGGAAGTGTGTGGTCTGAAATGGTCAACTGATTTTAAACATCTTGCTAGTGGTGGCAATGATAATTTGGTTAATGTATGGGCAGCAGTAAGTGGTGGTACAGGTAGTGGTACCGAGCCTTTGCACGTACTCAACGAACATCAAGCAGCGGTACGAGCATTAGCCTGGTGCCCCTGGCAGCCAAACCTCTTAGCTAGTGGTGGTGGTACCGCGGATCGTTGTATAAAATTCTGGAATGTAAACAATGGTTCTTTAGTTAATTCGGTCGATACTAAATCTCAAGTATGTGCACTTTTATGGTCTCGAAATTACAAGGAGTTGATTTCGGCGCACGGTTTCGCACACAATCAGCTGACGATTTGGAAGTATCCATCAATGATAAAACAAGCGGAATTAAGTGGGCACACTTCGAGAGTTTTGCAAATGGCCATGTCACCTGACGGGAGTACAGTAATAAGCGCAGGTGCAGATGAAACATTGCGTTTGTGGAATTGTTTTGCCCCAGATCCACATACCGCGAAAAAAGCGAGTAAGGCAGCAAGCAAAGCTAAGCAAAGCGTTTTTCGTCAAAGCATTCGATAA